The Vicia villosa cultivar HV-30 ecotype Madison, WI linkage group LG1, Vvil1.0, whole genome shotgun sequence genome includes a region encoding these proteins:
- the LOC131610482 gene encoding agamous-like MADS-box protein AGL62 produces MSSRRKGQGRQKTEMKKMSNESHLQVTFSKRRSGLFKKASELCTLCGVDIALVVFSPSEKVFSFGHPNIYTVIDRYLSLSPPENNDTLQFIEAHRSVNVRDLNAQLTEINNTLDAEKKLGDELSRIRKAVEAQFWWACPFDGMNMAQLELLKKALEQLKILVVEHADKVLIQGAPSQTLPAFVGNDSSSNIYLHHQPNPQHPQMFQPKHF; encoded by the coding sequence ATGTCAAGCAGAAGGAAAGGTCAAGGTCGCCAAAAGACAGAGATGAAAAAGATGAGCAATGAAAGTCATCTGCAAGTGACTTTCTCAAAGCGTCGTAGCGGACTCTTCAAGAAAGCTAGTGAGCTTTGCACCCTCTGTGGTGTAGATATTGCTCTTGTTGTATTTTCACCGAGCGAAAAAGTATTTTCTTTTGGTCATCCCAATATTTATACGGTCATAGATCGATATCTTTCTCTGAGCCCACCCGAAAACAACGACACATTGCAATTTATTGAGGCTCACCGCAGCGTCAACGTGCGCGATCTTAATGCTCAACTAACTGAAATCAACAACACTTTGGATGCTGAGAAGAAGCTCGGTGATGAGCTAAGTCGTATTCGCAAGGCGGTCGAAGCTCAGTTTTGGTGGGCTTGTCCATTTGATGGAATGAATATGGCTCAACTTGAACTATTAAAGAAAGCTTTGGAGCAACTTAAGATTCTTGTTGTTGAACATGCTGACAAGGTTTTAATTCAGGGTGCTCCTAGCCAAACACTTCCAGCTTTTGTTGGCAATGATTCATCTTCTAACATTTATCTCCATCATCAGCCAAATCCTCAACATCCTCAAATGTTTCAaccaaaacatttttaa